AGCGGACGCCCACGACAGACACAGTGCCGTTGCGCGCCATCCTGCTCTCCGGCACGTTCCTGACCGCCGCGTTCGGCTCGTTCGCCGCCTACTGGTCGATGAGCACCATGCTGACGTGGGCACCGGACTACCTGGAGAGCGTCGTCGGCTGGGACCTGCACCAGGCGGGCACGATGGTCGGCCTGGGCGCCCTCGCCAGCGGGGCGGTCATCCTCGGCCACGGCCTGATCGCCCAGCGGTCCGCCCGCAAGGGCACACCCCGGCGCCTGCCCCCAGGGGCTGGTGCGGGTCTCCTCGTCACCGTCGCGGGCTGCGCCACCGCCGTGTACGGCACGACGGACTCCCTGGCGGTCAAGGTGCCCATGATGCTCGGCCCCATGGCGCTCGCCATGGTGATGCTGACGGTGGCATCCACGGCCTGTGCCCGCATCGCTCCTCCGGCCCAACGCGGCGTCGTCCTGGGCACCTTGACTTTCGTCTACGCGCTGGGCGGCATCCTGTCGCCCCTCGTGCTCGGCGGCATGGTGGACCGCGCGAGGTCGGTGTCGGCCGGTTACGAAGAGGGCTGGCTCCTCACCGCCGGGCTGCTGGTGACGGCGGGGGTGCTGGCGGCGCTCTTCTGCCGCCCGGAGACAACGGCCCGGCGACTCGGCCTACCGGAACCCGCGGCGGGGTCGGTGCCGCAGGTGCCGGTGGCGCACTGAGTGTGGGTGGCAGGCGCGCAAGGGGTCCACGCGCGCGTGGGGGGGGCTCAGCCCGTGACGGCGCGCAGTCCGGCCGTCACCACGACGGCCGCCGCGACGACGACCAGGAACGGCGCGCGCAGGATCAGCGCGACCGCCGCCGCGGCCAGCCCGGCCGCCTTCGCGTCGAGGACGAGCGTGGTGCCTTCGGCGAAGGTCTGCTGGGCCGTGAGCGCGGCCAGCAGGGCCACGGGGAGCAGCGCCGCCAGTCGTCGGACCAGGGGCCGTTCCAGGACACCGGCGGGCACGAGGAGGCCGATGAGCTTGACGGCGTAACAGCCGACTGCGGTCACCGCGACCGCGATCCAGATGTTCATCGGTCCTCTCCTTGTCCGCCGTCGGTCTTCTGCAAGGTCGCTCGTGAGTTCTGGTCCGGGCTCTCCTCGGTCTCTCTCCGTGCCACCCGGCGCCCCTCTACGTAGAGCACGGCCGGCGCGGCGAGTGCGGCCACCAGGACCGGCACACCGGCCGGCAGGACGGGCAGCAGCCCGAGGCCGAGGATGACGGCGATACCGGCCACGGCCCGTTCCGTTGAGGTCCGCAGCATCGGCGCGAGCAGCGCCAGGAAGACCGCTGGTCCGGCCGCGTCGAGCCCCCACGCGTCGGTGTCGCCGATGGCCTCCGCGCCGAGCGCCCCGAGCAGGGTCGTGAGGTTCCACAGCACGTACAGGGTGAGTCCCGTGACGGTGAAGCCGATACGGGCGCTGCGGCGCGTGGGCTGGGCGAGCGAGACGGCCGTGGTCTCGTCGATGACCCAGTGCGCGGCGAAGGGGCGCAGCACGCGCGGGAGGGCGAGCAGCTGGGAAAGACGCAGCCCGTAGAAGGAGTTGCGCACGCCGAGGAAGAAGGCGCCCGCGGCGGCGGTGAGCGGGTTGCCGCCGGCCGCGATCGCGCCCACGAGGGCGAACTGCGAGGCCCCGGTGAACACGAGCAGGCTGAGCGCGCAGGTCTGGAGCACGCTGAGGCCGCTGCCGGCCGAGGTCACGCCGAAGGCGAATCCGGAGAGTCCGACGGCGACGCCGACGCCGAGCGCGTCCCGGACGACGGCGGAATCGGCCTTCTCAGGCCCTCCGCCCCCAGGCCCACCGCCCCCAGGCCCACCTGCTCCGGGCCTGCCCTCCCCGGGAGTCCCTACTTGCCCAGGCTCGCCCGGCTCCCGTGCTGATCCGGCGCGTCCTGATCCGGTGCATATCGCTGCGGATGTTGTCTGTTCTGCCACGCCTCCGACGGTACGAGGGAGCGCGCGGCCGGGTCTTGTACGTTCTTGCGCTCCCGCTGGTAGGCGCCGGGCGGTACGCCGACGATCCGCGTGAAGTGCCGGTTCAGGTGCGGCTGGTCCGTGAAGCCGACTTCCACGGCCGCGTCGGCCGGTGCCGTGCCGCCGTCCAGGAGGCGGCGGGCGGCCCGCACGCGCGCGTCGGTGAGCCAGGTGTGCGGCGGCATGCCGTACGCGTCCCTGAAGGCGCGCAGCAGAGCGAACGGGCTGGTGCCGAGTTCGGTGGCGAGGGTCTCCAGGGACGGCGGCTCGGCCATCCGCTCGACGAGCACGGCACGCGCGCGTGCCGCGATCGAGGCGCCGGCGGACCGCATGGGGCGCGCAGTCATGGGCTGCCCGTGATCGCGCAGCAGCCGCGCGACCACGATGCGCAGCAGACTGTCGGCGGCGAGCGCGTTGCCCTCCTCGGCGGCGCGGTGCACCTCACTGATGAGGTGAGCCGCCTGCGGGTCATTCACGATCGGCTGGGCGAACGCCGCGGTCCCTCGGACCGCCATGGTCTCGCCCGCGATCTCGGCTATGACATCGGCCGACGGGTAGAGCGTGTGGTAGGCCCACCCTTCGGGCTCCCCCGCCCTCGCCGTGTGCGCCACCTCGGGGTTGATCATGACGACGGTGCCGGGGCCCGCGTGCACCGTGCCCGTCGGCAGGCCCACGTCCTCGACCCCGCTGTTGACCGCACCGAAGACGTACCCGTCGTGGCTGTGACGGGGGAAGGTGTGACGGACGTAGCGCGCCCGCAGCAGGTCGAGGCCCGGCAGCTGTTCGTAGCGCCAGTGCCTGGCCCATTCCTTCGTTCCCGAACCTGCCATGTGTTCCATTCTGCGCCACGACCGGGCCGCGCCGCCCCGCCGCCGAGGTCAGGATGCGGAGCGTTTGCGCAGGTCCGGGCCATTGTCAGTGGGGAGGTGCACGATGGGTGCATGGTCAGGTCCGCACGCAGCCCGCTCGACGGTTTCTCCCCCGCGACCCGCAATTGGTTCACGGGGGCGTTCTCCGCGCCCACGTCCGCACAGGCCGGGGCGTGGCAGGCCATCGGCGAGGGCTCGGACGTGCTGGTCGTCGCGCCGACGGGTTCCGGCAAGACGCTGGCCGCGTTCCTGGCCGCCCTGGACCAGCTGGCGTCGACGCCACCGCCGGCCGACCCGAAGAAGCGCTGTCGCGTCCTGTACGTCTCGCCGCTCAAAGCCCTCGCGGTCGACGTGGAGCGGAATCTGCGCAGCCCGCTCACCGGTATCCGGCAGGAGTCGGTGCGCCTCGGGCTGCCCGAGCCCGAGGTGAAGGTCGGCATCCGCTCCGGGGACACTCCCCCGGCCGAGCGCCGCGCCCTGTCGACCCGGCCCCCGGACATTCTGATCACGACGCCGGAGTCGCTGTTCCTGATGCTCACGTCCGCCGCGCGTGACGCGCTCACGGGCATCGAGACGGTGATTCTCGACGAGGTGCACGCGGTCGCGGGCACCAAGCGCGGCGCCCATCTCGCGCTGTCCCTGGAGCGCCTCGACGAGCTGCTGCCCCGGCCCGCCCGCCGGATCGGACTGTCCGCGACGGTCCGCCCTGTCGACGAGGTGGCGCGCTATCTGTCGCCCCAGCGCAAGGTGGAGATCGTCCAGCCGCGCTCGGGCAAGGAGTTCGACCTCTCGGTGGTCGTCCCCGTGGAGGATCTGGGCGAGCTCGGCGGCTCGCCCGTCGCCGACTCCGACCAGGGCGCGGAGCGGCCGTCGATCTGGCCGCATGTCGAAGAGCGCATCGCCGACCTGGTCCAGTCGCACCGCTCGACGATCGTCTTCGCCAACTCCCGCCGCCTGGCCGAGCGCTTGTGCAACCGGCTGAACGAGATCGCGTACGAGCGGGCGACGGGCGAGGCCCTCCCCGAGGACCATGCACCGGCCGAGCTGATGGGCGGCTCGGGCGCGGCGAACGGAGCGCCGGCGGTCATCGCCCGCGCCCACCACGGATCGGTCTCCAAGGAGCAGCGCGCCCTCGTCGAGGAGGACCTCAAGGCGGGCCGGCTGCCCGCCGTGGTGGCCACGTCCAGCCTCGAGCTGGGTATCGACATGGGCGCGGTGGACCTCGTCGTCCAGGTGGAGTCCCCGCCCTCCGTGGCCTCCGGCCTCCAGCGCGTGGGCCGCGCGGGACAC
The DNA window shown above is from Streptomyces sp. NBC_01445 and carries:
- a CDS encoding MFS transporter, translated to MSRAWRTTWLLLAFMLVNFADKAVLGLAGPEIRADFGITRQEFGTAQSAFFALFSLAALGVSALTRRVRTTTLLLVLALLWSVAQLPMLWGAAGFGTLLATRVLLGAAEGPASPVAMHHVHGWFPQRERALPTAVLLVGAAAGVAVASPVLTWVITHWGWRWSFGVVGLAGLLWAVCWRLWGTDGPLAPSVTTKKHSEAAERTPTTDTVPLRAILLSGTFLTAAFGSFAAYWSMSTMLTWAPDYLESVVGWDLHQAGTMVGLGALASGAVILGHGLIAQRSARKGTPRRLPPGAGAGLLVTVAGCATAVYGTTDSLAVKVPMMLGPMALAMVMLTVASTACARIAPPAQRGVVLGTLTFVYALGGILSPLVLGGMVDRARSVSAGYEEGWLLTAGLLVTAGVLAALFCRPETTARRLGLPEPAAGSVPQVPVAH
- a CDS encoding AzlD domain-containing protein → MNIWIAVAVTAVGCYAVKLIGLLVPAGVLERPLVRRLAALLPVALLAALTAQQTFAEGTTLVLDAKAAGLAAAAVALILRAPFLVVVAAAVVVTAGLRAVTG
- a CDS encoding AzlC family ABC transporter permease, which produces MCTGSGRAGSAREPGEPGQVGTPGEGRPGAGGPGGGGPGGGGPEKADSAVVRDALGVGVAVGLSGFAFGVTSAGSGLSVLQTCALSLLVFTGASQFALVGAIAAGGNPLTAAAGAFFLGVRNSFYGLRLSQLLALPRVLRPFAAHWVIDETTAVSLAQPTRRSARIGFTVTGLTLYVLWNLTTLLGALGAEAIGDTDAWGLDAAGPAVFLALLAPMLRTSTERAVAGIAVILGLGLLPVLPAGVPVLVAALAAPAVLYVEGRRVARRETEESPDQNSRATLQKTDGGQGEDR
- a CDS encoding AraC family transcriptional regulator, translating into MAGSGTKEWARHWRYEQLPGLDLLRARYVRHTFPRHSHDGYVFGAVNSGVEDVGLPTGTVHAGPGTVVMINPEVAHTARAGEPEGWAYHTLYPSADVIAEIAGETMAVRGTAAFAQPIVNDPQAAHLISEVHRAAEEGNALAADSLLRIVVARLLRDHGQPMTARPMRSAGASIAARARAVLVERMAEPPSLETLATELGTSPFALLRAFRDAYGMPPHTWLTDARVRAARRLLDGGTAPADAAVEVGFTDQPHLNRHFTRIVGVPPGAYQRERKNVQDPAARSLVPSEAWQNRQHPQRYAPDQDAPDQHGSRASLGK